From the genome of bacterium:
ACCTCACGCTGTATCCGCGCACGCTCGATTTCGATCTCGTCTGCGAACTCGGCTTGCCGCGCATCGGCGGATGCGAGCTTATAGACGGCGCGATCGGCAGCTTCACCGCGGCGCTTAACGAGCCGTACGCGGTTTTCCCGGGAAAGGGCACGCTTTTCAAGAGCGACATGGATGTGCGCGACTTTTTCGCGCGCGCGTTCAGCCGAAACCTGCAGCCCTGCGTGCATGTCATAGGCGACCGCGGAATCGACCAGTGCCTTTCCGTGCTCGAATCGCTCGCCTCCGAATACAAGATCGAAAAGCACCGTCCGCGACTGGATCACTTCATAGTCGCCCGCGACGACCAGATCGCGCGCGCGGCTCGGCTCGGAATATGCGCGGGGGTGCAGCCCGCGTTCATGGCCGCTTGGGGCGCGCGCGGCGGCAAGTACGAATGGGCGCTTGGGGCCAAGCGCTGGGAGCTGCTGCACCGCTACGGCTCGATGGTGAAAAAGGGAATGCACATCTCCGCGGGCAGCGACAGCTACATCACGCCGATAGACCCGCCCGCGGCGCTGGCCGCGATGATCCACCATCCGAACGAGAGAGAGCGCGTGGACTTCGAAACCGCGGTGCGGCTGCACACGGAAAGCTGCGCGTTCCTTGCGAAAGAGGAAAAAACGAAAGGCAAAATCGCGGCGGGATACGACGCGACGTTCACAGTCCTCGAATCCATCGAGCCGATAATCGAAAACGCGCCTGGGGAGGCGAAGATCGCGGGAGTGTGGGTGAGGGGAA
Proteins encoded in this window:
- a CDS encoding amidohydrolase family protein — encoded protein: MPEVSIFLSDDLFGFEKGEWAIRAEGGVIRSIKKLSDRKPDVPAGAAVHDLRGKTVLPGLIDSHVHLIGTAVQMITPSVRGIATLEELDRAILDSKPEKGRLNKFLGLDLSAFPDRAAVNAKHLDSLVGDIPLMLKSIEGHSALFNSAGLAMMPVRAGTEGVELDKDGKVTGVVRDAAYENLVDSVHDTVTDEEKLRGMDIAIARAAERGCAGIHCLEGYGHNRRREFELMLEYAKTCPLDLTLYPRTLDFDLVCELGLPRIGGCELIDGAIGSFTAALNEPYAVFPGKGTLFKSDMDVRDFFARAFSRNLQPCVHVIGDRGIDQCLSVLESLASEYKIEKHRPRLDHFIVARDDQIARAARLGICAGVQPAFMAAWGARGGKYEWALGAKRWELLHRYGSMVKKGMHISAGSDSYITPIDPPAALAAMIHHPNERERVDFETAVRLHTESCAFLAKEEKTKGKIAAGYDATFTVLESIEPIIENAPGEAKIAGVWVRGKYVQD